A window of Pyrus communis chromosome 3, drPyrComm1.1, whole genome shotgun sequence genomic DNA:
TGGTGGAGAGGTTAAGTGGGATGGCTATGGTAGTGATGGAGGAGATGACAACCGTGGGGCTGAGGGGCATTACAAGAAGCTGGTTGAGGAAAATCCAGGAAGCCCCTTGTTCCTTGGAAATTACGCTCAATTTTTGTATCAGGTGAACTTTCTGTGCTTCTGTACTTTGTGTTTTCGACTTTCTAATATATGGGATGAGAATTGAATTCGGGTGTAAGAGGATGGACACGCTGTCCTGACCAACTAACCTAACTCACGTCTAATGTGTTTTcggctttttatttttggtcttTGCGAGTATACTAACATCAAATGTCTGTTTTCAGAGCAAGAGAGATCTTCAGGGAGCAGAGGAGTACTACTCTAGAGCCATCCTAGCAGATCCTAATGATGGTGAAGTTATGGCTCAATATGCTAAGCTAATTTGGGAGCTACACCATGACCAAGATAGAGCCTTGAGCTACTATGAACGAGCAGTCCAAGCTGCACCTCAAGACAGGTACTTCGAATTTTAGTTCTAAAAATTAACGGAAATGATTTACGTACACCCTTTTTCTCGTGCACGCCTTCCTCGTCTTCGGATTgaataaacaaaagaagaatCACGGGACGAAGATAAGGAGAGGCGCGCAGGAAGAGAGAAAGTGTGTGCGGTCTTCAGATAAGGAGTTTAATCTGGAATGAATTTTAAGGCACCAATCTTGACAAGACTTGCCATTTTTCAATTTCAGCCATGTCCACGCAGCATATGCCAATTTTCTCTGGGAAGTAGAGGAAGACGAGGACGAAGCCGATGCAGAGTACAATCACCGCGCCGTGCCATCGTATCTTCACGACGGAATCATGACATCTGCAAGTGCCTAAAATTGTTTACTAGCGTTGTAATGGTGACGAGGTTGCCAACAAGAATGTTCACGACCTATGTATAAACATTTTTCTGAGATGAATGGTTGTCCTCTCAGTTTTTACCTCTTTCGTTGGCGACAATAGACTCGGAATGAGAACGGAAGCAAATCCCATCTCCCGAAAGAACAGAATAATTGCCCTCGAAACAAAGGGGCGAGAACACAGAAACACAAGAAATATATTAACGAATTCAGAAAAGCTTCATATGGGAAACTGGAAACAAACATCTTATCACATTCCCTCACAACTGGGGCTTGAAAGGCCCAAAATTCCCCGCTTGAATCGCATGATAAAAACCATCCAAGGGGAACGAAAACCTGTTAACTGTAAACAGAGACGGAAGTTCAAATAAACTTTCATGTGACACTCAAAAAAGTACAAATACAATTTGACGAAACTATCTAGGAATCTTCTGCATTTGAAAAGCTTTCTACCACCCCGGGTAAATTTTGCTTCGATTTTCTGCCCATATGGACACAGAACTAAAGTCCTTGCTGGCTTATCGTGTGCCACGCTGATGGAAACCATTGCCTCTCGGTCTGTTGTAATCCCCATCCTGGTAACCACCCCTGCCTGAACTCCGGCCACCAAAACGCCCCCTTGTGGCGTCAGTTTGGTAACCTCCTCTGCCCCTGCCCCTTCCTCCTGgttgaaaaattcaaaatccacGTAAGGAGACCAAAAGTTGAGCAAATTAAATGTTCTCTCTAATGAAAACAGATGCATAGATGCTTAATAGTTTGTTAGATCACATTCTAAATGAATTGGTTCCATGAAAAGACTCAGTAAGCTCATGAACAGACAAATGATTTGGTTCCATGAAAAACCTTGACACTAGTAATGCACATTGTACTGACAGATAAAGTAATGCACATCTAAACGACATCTTAGAAGAAGGAAGACTGCAATGCAAATTTGATTCTGAGACTGATTGGGAAAAAGCATGTTCTCTATCTCTAACACAAAAAATTCTAAGATTTATGAAGGCAACATCACTTCCTTGCAGCAGCTACCAACACAGCCGTAAGGGCCACTCGAGGACTCCACACAACATCCCTGATACATCCCCTTACACTCATGTTTTTCCAACAGATACAGTATTTAAGAATTACATCACGCAGGCCTAAGTCTGACAATTTTGCCAATCAAAGATGTTAAGAAAAGACTAATGAAATTAAGCACATACTTCCTCGAGCTGCTGCTCCAGCGCTGTTTGGTCTCCGCTCCTCAATGTATACTTGCCTTCCAGCTAAATGAATTGGAGACGCCTACAGGGAAAAACACACTTTAAGCCATGCACAATATATACAGATCACTTTACCAAAAAATAATGCTTTTTGTAGAAGATTGATAAATTTTACTAAAATGTGCTAAACAGCAAAATACAAGAAGCAATGGACCAGCAATACAAGAGatatacccaaaaaatataaacCCTACAATCAAAACTACATTGTAGAATGACACCAAGCCCCAAAGACATCATAAGCTCCTGAAAAGGGAACTGACTGAAGATACAACAGCATATCAATCCACATTAACAGAAAAGAATGGAGTAATTTTTAATTCTAGATACCGAATCCCATAGAGATTGCCCAATAATTGACCATATCCCACAAGAAATTCAGTTAACACTTTGCACTGAAAAATTCAACCATTTATCTGCAATAAAATGAccttaaaacatcaaaacaccATACCCCACACATTTTAGTATAGTAAGTACAAATTACAGACAAAACCCAAAACATATATAACAAAGCAAATACACAGGCAGATAGATCATCAATGGTGACAAGAGTGCAAGAGTAAGTACGGTAACTCTAAATAATTGAATGCCCAAAGACAAATGCAATATGCCCTAAGAATTCGCAATAGATGCATAACCACATACAAGAACTAAGAGGACTTAATCAAATAACAGGAAATTTTCCTTTATCCATGAGCATTTTGAAGCGAAAGCCAAAAACTCAACAacttaaatcacaaaaaataaatatataaaataaaatcaaacctTAAGTGCATTGTGAACACTGGCAAAGTCTTCATATTCAACAAAAGCGTAGCAGACTCCAATTTCCTGCATGCACCAATTTCTACTTCAGCTCCAATCCAGTTCAAAGATACTGGCactaattgtaggagaaaaaaaaaactcaccttGCGAGCTCTAACAAAGACTCCATCAGGTTTAATTTGACCAAAGTTTTTAAACTCCTCCTCAATCTCATCTTCAGTAACCGTCGGAGGCAAATTTCTTACATAGACAGATTTCAGAAGTTCACCTGTAACAATAATTTAACATAAGGTTCAACTTACAAATGCTTAAAATGTacctaattaaatttataaaactaCAGCATCTTGACATATCAAAGAACCTGAAATTTCAATCCGAAATTCCTCATACATGTTGGAGCTCACCAACCAACTTATCAATTCAAAACTCAAATTATGAATCTTTGTCATGCAATTTataatacaaaaaattaaaagcatgGTCATTGCATCATTTTCATTctgacaaaacaaaataatctattaaattaataatacgGTCCAATGCAACATATTCAGGTGTTGAGTAAAATATGGCTCAAAAGCTACCTTCTTCCTCCACTGCATAACCTTCCTCTGTTGCTTCTGCCCCCGACTCAGGCACAAATGACTGAGCAGAGTTGGATTGTTCAACAGCTGGCTGAGGTGTGTAATTCCACTCTGACGAAGTTTGAGCACTTCTACTATAAGGTTGTGGAGCTACTGCTGGTGCAGACAGTCCTTTAGCAACCCGCAACTATTTTTTTTGGTCAtatacaacaaaaaataaaacatgtgtTACTAAAGCATATTCAACAAAATAGAGCTAACGGAATATCAGATTGTTGCGCAACTGCAGTATAGTCGAAGCAGTTTCCAGCTgatgcaaaaaagaaaaattcgcaCGCGCAAAGACGCAGACAAGGACATAAAGACATGCTCACACAAGAGTAGTAGGAATCAGTTTAGGCACATACTATAGAAGCATAAGTTTTCTTTTGAGGCTCTCCCACCGGTTCCTCGACAGCAGCAGCAGGTGCGTCTTGCACATTGTTTACCACACTTTGAAACGACGAATATGTCTCCTCCACAGGAGTTTCTTCCACCACCACTTCAGTCTCAAAATCGTGCTGCACCTGTTGTTCTGGGAGACTATACTTATCAATTGGATCATCTTCTACATCAACGGAGTTCACGTACTCCCTGGGTTCTTCCTCATAGACATAGTCAGAAACTGCAGAGAAAAAAATCTGAGTTATAGCCAATACATACAGACCAACTTTCTCCAGCAAAGTAATCCTTAACATCTTTCCAATGATGCATATGGAGAACACTATAGCAATACATGCATGGATACCTCCCCAAATTAACAGCTAGAAAAAAGAAAGCAACCAAAAAAGCACAGCAATGCACATGAGCTTTTCCCACCTCTGATtgtaatataataatattaccCTCGACCTGGATTCACCAAACATTTCTGCCAAACGCTAATTAAGGAAAGCAGAAACATGCACAAAGGCATAGTACTCTGAAATTTATAATGACAATGTCTACAAATAAGAACCCCATTCCGAGAATAACTCAATAAATTAAATCCTAAATAACAATTAAAAGATGTTAGCACCTGGTGGTTCTGGAAGGGGGCTAGAAGAACTTGGTTGCATATCAAATCTGCCTTCTGACTGTATGGGTTCAGGATGTTGGAATACAACTTCATCCTCAATGAACTGAAGCATATCATTGAGAACAAAGTAACCTTTGTCCTGGGGAGCCAGAAAGAAAGTCTGGACAAATTTCCTCCTTCCACTTGATTCCCTTGTTTTAACAAACCCTTTAACCATCACAAGAATACCTCCATCCCAAGAATCGCTGGAATTGATTGTCTGGATCTCAATTGAGGTAAGACCTAGTGACACTACAAGTGAATGAATTTGCTGCacagatataaaaaaaaaggcatcAAATGAGCTAATTACATAACAggggaacaaaaaaaaacacaaaggtCTAAAACTATCCAACCTAGGAATGCAAATGAGTCATTTGAAATGGCAAACACATGTGTATGAATGTAGAAGGTTGTGCATAAACATTCAAACACAACTTGAGAGAGGATCTATATAATGAAACATACAAACCACGACACAAAGCAGGGGTTACATATAAATTTTCCCTCACAACTTAAAGCACTGCAAGGTACCAATGACACTAATCTTAAGGTGATAAtcaattccaacaactcaatacATCTAAAGTgacttttttctttgttcttggaTCGTAATTGGGATGAACCTCATCAACTACCACTTATCTGCAATCTTACCGATGATGACAGACAACAACAATCTTAAGTTATCCAAGATTAAAGGAAAGCATCGGGGGCATTAGAGGGAGAAAATGGTACATATGCAGAGAAAGTCAATAAACAACATTCCAATCCCTGATATTCAGACTTCAACAAACATTTAATTGTAGCTTAACATAATAATAGAGAGGTAAGTTTTAAAATCAAACTGGGGCGCACCTCTTGGTCCAAACAGTAAAAAATTAGGACCAAGCCAATGCAAAGTGACTATCATTTCCTAGAAACACAGGATGATTTAACATTgaccaaagaaaaataaaaataactgaACCAAGAAACTCAATTCCGTGCCGCTAAGAGTAAGAAGAGTCCAATTACC
This region includes:
- the LOC137727722 gene encoding nuclear transport factor 2-like, with protein sequence MASSNPGAVRAVQVGSYFVTQYYQILQKQPDVVHQFYSDGSSMIRVDGDSTESAAGILQIHSLVVSLGLTSIEIQTINSSDSWDGGILVMVKGFVKTRESSGRRKFVQTFFLAPQDKGYFVLNDMLQFIEDEVVFQHPEPIQSEGRFDMQPSSSSPLPEPPVSDYVYEEEPREYVNSVDVEDDPIDKYSLPEQQVQHDFETEVVVEETPVEETYSSFQSVVNNVQDAPAAAVEEPVGEPQKKTYASILRVAKGLSAPAVAPQPYSRSAQTSSEWNYTPQPAVEQSNSAQSFVPESGAEATEEGYAVEEEGELLKSVYVRNLPPTVTEDEIEEEFKNFGQIKPDGVFVRARKEIGVCYAFVEYEDFASVHNALKASPIHLAGRQVYIEERRPNSAGAAARGRGRGRGRGGYQTDATRGRFGGRSSGRGGYQDGDYNRPRGNGFHQRGTR